tattcggAATCGTAACTATCCTAAAAAGGGCacctgagttggtttcaaaatgtcgccaccaaaacaaatattatttatcgaattttaacaccacctacaaatagaatagTTTGTCCTAATCATACGTGTAAGGTGTCGaactagtaatcctttcacttttatctgaggattgcaagatgcatgaaacttaagtaatagatttcattactttgtacttgaagtaatctgtttatatatatatatatatatatatatatatatatatatatatatatatatatatatatatatatataatacagagttttttgacaaactaaatattgtgtgtttcagcctGCTGTAGGGacacagcaagaaactgtagttgatatattgaatagaaatatcgcaaaaatcatcaacagttacagcttctGCCCGGTTACTAAGCTTAaggtttttttacgacaaaccaTACATGTTCagatttttcgagataaaagtcatgaaatgtgacagaaTGGTTCTACATTCTGTCAAACTATTACagcattacaacaattggatgatatgaaaatggtatttatttttcattgaattacctacaaaaacttggaattagGAAATGTAAAACGTGAAAGGGAATCAAAAAATGTCAGATCcccctacaggcagagcaaaattttacaattcccccctctactacggccaaaattttcgatttcttcCACCCCAACCGTTTTTTGGTGAACGCTGCCTGAACTGATGAATTTAAATAGACGTGTTGAGTATAGTCCGCTTGACCCAAATCGGCCTTTCCTTGCACCCAAACATCTTTCACACGGAAACATTGCATATTTGCCATTATCACCAATTTGAGTCAAGATTTTGCATTCATACCTTCTTGCATTCAATTATATGTTCTTCATTGATTTATTCATGCAGAATGTGCAGACGGCTTCTACGGTAATACATGTGATTATCCCTGCATATGTGAGAGCAATGCAAAATGCAACAAGACAGACGGTACGTGCATTTGTCAGGACCGGTATTACGGCAAACTCTGTTCCAAAGAGTGTCCCTGCAAAAACGGGGCCACTTGCAACTGGGACGGTTCAATGATCAGTTGTACGTGCCCTCCGGGTTACCATGGCCGCTTGTGTGACAAGCAGTGCAAGTGCCATGAACATGCTGTTTGTGACCAATACGAAGGCTGCAAATGCGAGCCTGGTTTCTACGGCGACGACTGTACAGGAGAGTGCGCATGCCCGGAAAATTCAGAGTGTCGACGCTCAGACGGCAAGTGTATATGTAAACCTGGTTTCTACGGTAATGACTGCACAAGTCGTTGTGAGTGTTACAACGGAGCTCGCTGTGGAACTGAAGACCCGAACTCTTGTGAGTGTGCAGAAGGCTGGAAGGGCCCGCAGTGTACCGTGTGCGATACCGAGTTTGATTTTAAATCCGTTTACGGTATCGATTTGAATTACTGCCAAGTAAAATGTTCCCATTGCATTAATGGCGACAAGTGTATGAAACGAGATAAAAACTGTAATTGTGCGGCCGGATGGAAGGGTGACAAATGTGATCAGAAATGCCCGTCTGGTTTCCATGGATACAACTGCACCAATGTATGTGATTGCAATAAAAATGAAACATGCAATCACGTGACTGGTGCGTGTTCCTGTCCCCCTGGTCAAAGATGCCCCGACGATAAACCTGAAACTTGCAAGTGTCCCGAAACGTAAGTACACTCTATTAAAATGGAAAATTCattgaacattaaaattttatattaAGACACTAAACACGATTGATACtcagttgacaaatattttaatgGAAATAGTAAAGTTGTGTTGAGTATGATACATAAATATTAacattgtgcaaaatttgatataATTAAAATACGAAGACACCAATATGCTCATGAACATATGTCTCTATGCtctaatacatacatacatacatacatacatacatacatacatacatacatacatacatacatacatacatacgtacgtgcatagaCCTAGCTACATACCTACCCACCTAtccacatacacatacatacacagatccacacacacacatagacacattctttacatacacacacattcaGGGAAACAGGGAATGACATACAAGAAAACGGATAGACAGAAGCATTCGAATATAAATGAATTTTTCTTAAGATCTTGCCGAGACAATTGGTGAGGTGCAAAAGTAAATCGGACACACATAAATCAGAAAATTTTTAAGACAAGTATTGCTGTTGTTCGTCCGCAGATGCACCGACAAATGTATTCGTGACAGCACCACCGGTACATGTCAATGTATCGCTACTGCCAAAGTGTGTTCAGGACCGAGCTGTGACCTCGCTTCTACTGGAGGTGAttataaaaatatgtaattacattGTTACTCCGAATCGCCGCTTTTATACTAAAACGTGTTTGGATTATCTTTAAATTTGTGGCAAAATTACATATCTGCGTTATTATTATGTTAGTGCTCGTAAAGACGCGAAAAACTGAgtcaagtaaaatgaaaaagcgCAAACGGAAGACCCTGCTTTGAGGAAGTGAAAAAGATTACTTTAAGGGTATTTTCGTTCCgcatattttaatgtatttggTAGGGAGCATAATGAGGTAATGCTTAGAACCTGTGCCATCAACACTTCCTATGTATGTAATGCCTCTTTTATTGTAGACAGTTTCTAAAATCTTGATTTTATCAGTAACGCTGtatctttttattttgcaaGATCGTAAAAAGggaagaaataaaagaaaatttgctcGCCGCCTCTTTAGCTTGCCACAAAAATTATCCGAGAAGCAATATCTTTCTCTCAGTCTCTGGCCTTAGTACAGGCTGCTGAAGGGGTTAACTGCGCATGTCTTATAATTTCTGTCTACGAATACATATTTCATCCAAACATGCAATTAGCAGTTAGATTTAGAAAGGCCTGGTTTATCGAAGTCATTCTTTATGCTTTCGATTCAAGCATCTTGCAATCCACACATTGCAACGATGAGGGCGTGTGTTTTAAAGCTCTATCAgatgtaactttggtcattggtcaaattttgtttgttctgtgtgtcatctgcagtttctggtttgaattccTTAACCATGGAGAAATAGACCATGTTCAGAACCGCGCGAGAtattccgagatatcgcgagaatatgtggttcgcagtggacgtgttctcgcaacacaggacaaactgcgtaaaacaggacaagtcgctatttacgttaaacactgcataaaatatatgaagttgcaatctttgctcagttctgcactttttctagttccatacaaagtttgacttgtattactaagctggaaacctgtttctacgggcatgtattaagtctcgcgagatctcgcaatcagcggaatATCGTctattcctaatatttagctcataaatataccctttaacagtgaaaagatACATGCCTTATTCAAAAATTCCCTCTGTGACTCTGTCGGTTCGTTTCACCAAAGAGCGAAGCTATTTTTGTTGTCCGCCGGTTCAGAGAGCGAAGTTACTCGCTTGCATTGTTAATGATTGTCTAACTCCTTCCAATGGGTATTTCTTGAGTTCAACTGGCAGCGGAGTTAAATGTTGCCATCATTAAAGGCATGATTTTGTGTATTGGTGCTAAAAGGGACCTTAGCTGTAATTTTCGATAATAAGACAATCGACACGTTGGCATTTGAACAATAacatgcagattatactcatatagggtatatttatgagctaaatattatgGTTGAGGGATTcacaccagaaactgcagatgatacacagaacaaacacaatttaaaaaatgacgAGAGTTACAGTTGATGGATCTTTAACATACCATCGACCCTTCAAGAGTACCCAACGAATGCTTAGTTGTTGTtgcttttattattattattattattattattattattattattattattattattgttgttgttgttgttgttgttgttgttgttgttgtcgttgttgttgtttgccAGCCAACAGTGTCCTTCGAATTTTTTGGTTGCACATGTAACAAATGTTGGCTTCATGGTTGCTTTATCTCTTTATCTTAGCATCTCGACATATGTTACCTTATGACCATGCGCAGTAGTTGAGATAACTGATTTGAATTCGACTCAAGCAATTCTTTAGGCACATTTACCTCCTTGTCATTGCAGTTACGTTTAGCAGAGTTCGGAAGAAATGAAAGGTTTAACAATTTAATGA
The sequence above is a segment of the Ptychodera flava strain L36383 unplaced genomic scaffold, AS_Pfla_20210202 Scaffold_41__1_contigs__length_1339820_pilon, whole genome shotgun sequence genome. Coding sequences within it:
- the LOC139128036 gene encoding multiple epidermal growth factor-like domains protein 10, with the translated sequence MKMFLITIALLVLTVFCGLSDAQPGRALPDSPHTCKWFQPPTGGGSWAYRCCDGYVQEDPMNISSPCVECADGFYGNTCDYPCICESNAKCNKTDGTCICQDRYYGKLCSKECPCKNGATCNWDGSMISCTCPPGYHGRLCDKQCKCHEHAVCDQYEGCKCEPGFYGDDCTGECACPENSECRRSDGKCICKPGFYGNDCTSRCECYNGARCGTEDPNSCECAEGWKGPQCTVCDTEFDFKSVYGIDLNYCQVKCSHCINGDKCMKRDKNCNCAAGWKGDKCDQKCPSGFHGYNCTNVCDCNKNETCNHVTGACSCPPGQRCPDDKPETCKCPETCTDKCIRDSTTGTCQCIATAKVCSGPSCDLASTGVTPKSSEVVSNNTNMIVTIVIVLVVLVVVLSIIAIVLYVRSRRNQPRRADYKYAKQDMEVEKLQENSNSNTNVC